In one Streptomyces sp. NBC_01288 genomic region, the following are encoded:
- a CDS encoding lysylphosphatidylglycerol synthase transmembrane domain-containing protein, which yields MKQQGVHPEDAEGTSDAASRPDTADAHEQDPAEGSAETPSPGPAPGPVPGLDDCGDDPHVEEVEGDEPLLPARVHRPSDLMRLLVGFLAIVVLLAIAAFAHGTTSGLEQDINKGTGQAPDLLIKIAGLASSIAILLVPVAFAIERLIKRDGLRIADGVLAAVLAHGVTLATDLWVAKAAPGSIQEALTQPSPGDIHALTDPVHGYLAPVIAYMTAVGMSRRPRWRSVLWIVLLLDAFSMLVTGYTTPFSIILTVLIGWTVAYGTLYAVGSPNVRPTGRTLMAGLRTVGFHPVGAAREEVVDTENGDRGRRYFVTLEDGPPLDVTVVDREQQAQGFFYRAWRNLTLRGFATRSSLQSLRQALEQEALLAYAAIAAGANAPKLIATSELGPDAVMLVYEHTGGRTLDSLADEEITDDLLRLTWHQVQALQSRRIAHRRLAGDAILVDRSGSVILTDLRGGEIAAGELLLRMDVAQLVTTIGLLVGAERAVASAVGVLGPDAVADCLPMLQPIALSRSTRATLRRLSRERAQRERDAILEASQQTRLARAEASEGSTPVLEKPDKKAVRAEQRAEKRAIDEALDEAREEDLLTQIRHQVLLIRPQAHVEPARLERVRPRTLISFIAGAIGAYFLLTQLTHIEFGPLVANAQWGWVAAAVLFSALSYFAAAMALLGFVPERVPFLRAVGAQVAGSFVKIVAPAAVGGVALNTRFLQRAGVRPGLAVASVGASQLFGLGCHILMLLSFGYLTGTEKTPSLSPSRTVIAGLLTVAVLVLVVTSVPFLRKFLVTRVRSLFAGVIPRMLDVLQRPQKLVTGIGGMLLLTACFVMCLDASIRAFGDQSTSLSLASVAVVFLAGNALGSAAPTPGGVGAVEASLTLGLIAVGLPKEVAAPAVLLYRLLTLWIPVLPGWLFFNHLSRKGSL from the coding sequence ATGAAGCAGCAGGGTGTGCACCCCGAAGACGCGGAGGGCACCTCTGACGCTGCGTCGCGCCCGGACACCGCCGACGCCCACGAGCAGGACCCTGCGGAGGGGTCCGCCGAGACGCCCTCACCCGGCCCCGCGCCCGGCCCTGTGCCCGGTCTCGACGACTGCGGTGACGACCCGCACGTCGAGGAGGTCGAGGGCGACGAACCACTGCTCCCCGCGCGCGTGCACCGCCCTTCCGATCTCATGCGCCTCCTGGTGGGCTTTCTCGCGATCGTCGTACTGCTCGCGATCGCCGCGTTCGCGCACGGCACGACCTCGGGGCTCGAACAGGACATCAACAAGGGCACCGGGCAGGCGCCCGACCTGCTGATCAAGATCGCGGGGCTGGCGTCCAGCATCGCCATCCTGCTGGTGCCGGTCGCCTTCGCGATCGAACGGCTGATCAAGCGCGACGGACTGCGCATCGCCGACGGCGTGCTCGCGGCGGTCCTCGCCCACGGAGTGACACTCGCCACGGACCTGTGGGTCGCCAAGGCCGCCCCGGGCTCCATCCAGGAGGCGCTCACCCAGCCCTCCCCCGGCGACATCCACGCCCTCACCGACCCGGTGCACGGCTATCTGGCGCCCGTCATCGCGTACATGACGGCCGTAGGCATGTCCCGGAGGCCGCGCTGGCGCTCCGTGCTGTGGATCGTGCTGCTGCTCGACGCCTTCTCGATGTTGGTCACCGGGTACACGACGCCGTTCTCGATCATCCTGACGGTGCTGATCGGCTGGACCGTGGCCTACGGGACGCTGTACGCGGTGGGTTCGCCGAACGTCCGGCCCACCGGACGGACGCTGATGGCGGGCCTGCGGACGGTCGGCTTCCACCCCGTGGGCGCGGCCCGCGAGGAGGTCGTCGACACGGAGAACGGCGACCGCGGCCGGCGCTACTTCGTGACCCTGGAGGACGGTCCACCGCTGGACGTCACCGTGGTCGACCGCGAACAGCAGGCGCAGGGCTTCTTCTACCGGGCGTGGCGCAATCTGACGCTGCGCGGCTTCGCGACCCGCAGCAGCCTCCAGTCGCTGCGCCAGGCGCTGGAGCAGGAGGCCCTGCTGGCGTACGCGGCGATCGCGGCCGGGGCCAACGCCCCGAAGCTGATCGCGACCTCGGAACTCGGCCCCGACGCCGTGATGCTCGTCTACGAGCACACCGGTGGGCGCACGCTCGACTCGCTCGCGGACGAGGAGATCACCGACGATCTGCTGCGCCTGACCTGGCACCAGGTGCAGGCGTTGCAGTCGCGGCGCATCGCCCACCGCAGGCTCGCCGGTGACGCGATTCTGGTGGATCGTTCCGGCAGTGTGATCCTGACTGATCTGCGCGGCGGCGAGATCGCGGCCGGTGAGCTGCTGCTGCGCATGGACGTCGCCCAGTTGGTGACGACGATCGGTCTGCTGGTGGGCGCCGAGCGCGCGGTGGCCTCGGCGGTCGGTGTCCTCGGTCCCGACGCAGTGGCCGACTGTCTGCCGATGCTCCAGCCGATCGCGTTGTCGCGCTCCACGCGCGCGACGCTGCGACGCCTGTCCAGGGAGCGGGCTCAGCGGGAGCGCGACGCGATCCTGGAGGCGTCCCAGCAGACCAGGCTGGCCCGCGCGGAGGCTTCGGAGGGCTCCACGCCCGTACTGGAGAAGCCCGACAAGAAGGCCGTGCGCGCGGAGCAGCGGGCCGAGAAGCGGGCCATCGACGAAGCGTTGGACGAGGCACGCGAGGAGGATCTGCTCACCCAGATCCGTCACCAGGTGCTGCTGATCAGACCGCAGGCGCACGTCGAACCGGCCCGTCTGGAGCGGGTGCGGCCGCGCACGCTGATCAGTTTCATCGCGGGCGCGATCGGCGCGTACTTCCTGCTGACGCAGCTCACACACATCGAGTTCGGCCCGCTCGTCGCCAACGCCCAGTGGGGCTGGGTGGCCGCGGCCGTGCTGTTCTCCGCGCTGAGCTACTTCGCGGCGGCGATGGCCCTCCTGGGGTTCGTACCGGAGCGCGTGCCGTTCCTGCGGGCCGTGGGGGCGCAGGTCGCCGGGTCGTTCGTGAAGATCGTGGCCCCGGCCGCGGTCGGCGGTGTCGCCCTGAACACACGCTTCCTCCAGCGTGCCGGGGTGCGGCCCGGGCTCGCGGTGGCGAGTGTCGGCGCGTCGCAGCTGTTCGGTCTCGGCTGCCACATCCTGATGCTGCTGTCGTTCGGCTATCTCACCGGCACCGAGAAGACGCCGTCCCTGTCGCCGTCCCGGACGGTCATCGCCGGTCTGCTGACGGTGGCGGTGCTCGTGCTCGTGGTGACCTCGGTGCCGTTCCTGCGGAAGTTCCTCGTCACGCGCGTGCGGTCGCTTTTCGCGGGCGTCATCCCGCGCATGCTCGACGTGCTCCAGCGGCCGCAGAAGCTGGTCACCGGCATCGGCGGCATGCTGCTGCTGACGGCCTGCTTCGTGATGTGCCTGGACGCGTCGATCCGGGCGTTCGGCGATCAGTCGACGTCGCTCAGCCTGGCCAGCGTCGCCGTCGTCTTCCTCGCGGGCAACGCGCTCGGTTCCGCGGCCCCGACCCCGGGCGGTGTGGGCGCGGTCGAGGCTAGCCTGACCCTCGGCCTGATCGCCGTGGGCCTCCCCAAGGAGGTCGCCGCTCCGGCGGTGCTGCTGTACCGGCTGCTGACGCTGTGGATCCCGGTGCTGCCGGGCTGGCTGTTCTTCAACCACCTGTCCCGCAAGGGCTCCCTGTAG
- a CDS encoding alpha/beta hydrolase — protein MPNPSRLRAAALTATVVLLSATLAGCGGDSKDEDPTAQKLSWKDCPAPSEAEGGGAAPSPLPNGTKWQCATMKAPLDWSKPKGDTIGLALVRAKASGAASKRIGSLVFNFGGPGGSGVTTLPAFGEDYATLRTRYDLVSFDPRGVGRSAGVECESDSQLDQYFQQDATPDTTAERTKLLANTKQFNAACEKNSKKMLPQVRTTDAARDMDLMRQVLGDDKLHYFGISYGTELGGVYAHLFPKHVGRAVFDAVVDPTQNSEQGSLGQAKGFQLALDNFADDCTSKTTDCPVGDTAQDVKDRIAKLLKSLDSKPIPGIFPRQLTQTAATNGIAQALYSKDFWEYLTEGLEQAYSGDGKVLMALSDSMNGRSENGEYSNITAANIAINCADDKPRYTADYVEGKLPEFRAASPLFGDFLAWGMVSCTDWAVPGAADHPDVSAAGSAPILVVGNTGDPATPYEGAKKMVDALGKGVAVELTYKGQGHGAYDSKNKCVQSAVNGYLLNGKVPAAGTVCS, from the coding sequence ATGCCGAACCCCTCCCGGCTGCGTGCCGCTGCCCTGACCGCCACCGTCGTCCTGCTGTCCGCCACGCTGGCGGGCTGCGGCGGCGACTCCAAGGACGAGGATCCGACGGCCCAGAAGCTGAGCTGGAAGGACTGCCCGGCCCCGTCCGAGGCCGAGGGCGGCGGCGCCGCACCGTCACCGTTGCCGAACGGCACCAAGTGGCAGTGCGCCACCATGAAGGCGCCGCTCGACTGGAGCAAGCCCAAGGGCGACACGATCGGACTCGCCCTGGTGCGGGCGAAGGCCAGCGGCGCCGCGAGCAAGCGGATCGGCTCGCTCGTCTTCAACTTCGGCGGCCCCGGCGGCTCGGGCGTCACCACACTGCCCGCGTTCGGCGAGGACTACGCGACCCTGCGCACCCGCTACGACCTGGTGAGCTTCGACCCGCGCGGAGTGGGCCGCAGCGCCGGCGTCGAGTGCGAGAGCGACTCCCAGCTCGACCAGTACTTCCAGCAGGACGCGACCCCGGACACCACGGCCGAGCGCACCAAGCTCCTGGCCAACACCAAGCAGTTCAACGCGGCCTGCGAGAAGAACTCCAAGAAGATGCTCCCCCAGGTGCGCACCACCGACGCGGCCCGCGACATGGACCTGATGCGCCAGGTCCTCGGTGACGACAAGCTGCACTACTTCGGCATCTCCTACGGCACCGAACTCGGCGGCGTCTACGCCCACTTGTTCCCCAAACACGTGGGGCGTGCCGTCTTCGACGCGGTCGTCGACCCCACGCAGAACTCCGAACAGGGCTCCCTGGGACAGGCCAAGGGCTTCCAGCTCGCGCTCGACAACTTCGCCGACGACTGCACGTCGAAGACCACGGACTGCCCGGTCGGCGACACCGCGCAGGACGTCAAGGACCGCATCGCCAAGCTGCTCAAGAGCCTCGACAGCAAGCCGATCCCGGGCATCTTCCCCCGCCAGTTGACCCAGACGGCCGCGACGAACGGCATCGCGCAGGCGCTGTACTCGAAGGACTTCTGGGAGTACCTCACCGAGGGCCTCGAACAGGCCTACAGCGGTGACGGCAAGGTCCTCATGGCGTTGTCCGACTCGATGAACGGGCGCAGCGAGAACGGCGAGTACAGCAACATCACCGCGGCGAACATCGCCATCAACTGCGCCGACGACAAGCCGAGATACACCGCCGACTACGTGGAGGGGAAGCTGCCCGAGTTCCGGGCCGCCTCTCCCCTCTTCGGCGACTTCCTCGCCTGGGGCATGGTCAGCTGCACCGACTGGGCCGTGCCGGGCGCCGCCGACCATCCCGACGTGAGCGCGGCCGGGTCTGCGCCGATCCTCGTCGTGGGCAACACCGGTGACCCGGCCACGCCGTACGAGGGCGCGAAGAAGATGGTGGACGCGCTGGGCAAGGGCGTCGCGGTCGAGCTGACGTACAAGGGCCAGGGGCACGGCGCGTACGACAGCAAGAACAAGTGCGTGCAGAGCGCGGTGAACGGCTATCTGCTGAACGGGAAAGTCCCGGCGGCCGGTACCGTCTGCTCCTGA
- a CDS encoding alpha/beta hydrolase, with translation MARFVRWTALMAAAALLTAGCSSGSSDDGKDGAGAGDAKPSAADSSSSTTAALPASLTAQKLDWGRCKATANSAAPSSDWQCATLKVPLDWAKPSGSTIGLALIRSKSTGGDRIGSLLFNFGGPGGSGVDYMPAYATTVPALHERYDLVSWDPRGVGASEGVRCRGDKAIQASEDIDATPDTSAEEKAYFQDATAFGKGCEKAAGKLMAHVSTTDTARDMDLMRQVLGDRKMHYFGISYGTELGGVYAHLFPKNVGRLILDAVVDPSADSVGHALNQTRGFQRALDDYLKSTDQDPAQGSKKIAALLKRMDAKPLATSTGRELTETLALTGIVLPLYSKESWPTLTSALNSAEEGDGSELLALADGYNDRDSAGHYGTTTHSQRVISCLDDKQRPTPEQTQKLLPEFEKISPVFGDFLGWDTAGWCHDWPVAGQYDTPEVSAPGAAPILVVGNTGDPATPYEGARKMVDELGKGVGVELTWKGEGHGAYGSGSDCVDSTVDAYLLKGTVPKDGKVCAS, from the coding sequence ATGGCGCGATTCGTACGGTGGACGGCCCTGATGGCCGCCGCCGCACTGCTGACGGCCGGCTGTAGCAGCGGCTCGTCCGACGACGGCAAGGACGGCGCGGGCGCGGGGGACGCCAAGCCGTCCGCCGCCGACTCGTCCTCTTCCACTACGGCCGCGCTGCCCGCGTCGCTGACCGCGCAGAAACTCGACTGGGGACGCTGCAAAGCCACCGCGAACTCGGCCGCGCCGAGCAGCGACTGGCAGTGCGCGACGCTCAAGGTGCCGCTGGACTGGGCCAAGCCGAGCGGCTCCACGATCGGGCTCGCGCTGATCCGCTCCAAGTCGACCGGCGGCGACCGCATCGGCTCGCTGCTGTTCAACTTCGGCGGCCCCGGCGGCTCGGGCGTCGACTACATGCCGGCGTACGCCACCACGGTGCCCGCACTGCACGAGCGCTACGACCTGGTGAGCTGGGACCCGCGCGGGGTCGGCGCCAGCGAGGGCGTCCGCTGCCGCGGCGACAAGGCGATCCAGGCCTCCGAGGACATCGACGCCACGCCGGACACGTCGGCCGAGGAGAAGGCGTACTTCCAGGACGCCACCGCCTTCGGCAAGGGCTGCGAGAAGGCCGCCGGGAAGCTGATGGCGCATGTGTCGACGACCGACACGGCCCGCGACATGGACCTGATGCGCCAGGTGCTGGGCGACAGGAAGATGCACTACTTCGGCATCTCGTACGGCACCGAACTCGGCGGTGTCTACGCCCACTTGTTCCCGAAGAACGTGGGGCGGCTGATCCTGGACGCGGTCGTCGACCCGAGCGCCGACTCAGTGGGCCACGCGCTGAACCAGACCCGGGGTTTCCAGCGCGCGCTGGACGACTACCTCAAGTCGACGGACCAGGACCCGGCTCAGGGCTCGAAGAAGATCGCGGCCCTGCTGAAGCGGATGGACGCCAAGCCGCTGGCCACCTCGACCGGGCGGGAGCTGACCGAGACGCTCGCGCTGACCGGCATCGTCCTCCCGCTGTACAGCAAGGAGAGCTGGCCCACGCTGACCAGCGCCCTGAACTCGGCGGAGGAGGGCGACGGTTCGGAGCTGCTGGCCCTCGCCGACGGCTACAACGACCGTGACAGCGCGGGGCACTACGGCACGACGACCCACTCCCAACGGGTCATATCGTGCTTGGACGACAAGCAGCGGCCGACGCCCGAGCAGACGCAGAAGCTGCTGCCCGAGTTCGAGAAGATCTCGCCCGTGTTCGGCGACTTCCTGGGCTGGGACACGGCCGGGTGGTGTCACGACTGGCCGGTGGCCGGGCAGTACGACACCCCGGAGGTCAGCGCGCCCGGTGCGGCGCCGATCCTGGTGGTCGGCAACACCGGGGACCCGGCGACGCCGTACGAGGGTGCCCGCAAGATGGTCGACGAGCTGGGCAAGGGCGTCGGTGTGGAGCTCACCTGGAAGGGCGAGGGACACGGGGCGTACGGGAGCGGGAGCGACTGTGTCGACTCGACGGTGGACGCGTACCTGCTGAAGGGGACGGTGCCCAAGGACGGGAAGGTCTGCGCCTCGTAG
- the moeZ gene encoding adenylyltransferase/sulfurtransferase MoeZ: MSLPPLVEPAAELTVDEVRRYSRHLIIPDVGMDGQKRLKNAKVLCVGAGGLGSPALMYLAAAGVGTLGIVEFDEVDESNLQRQIIHSQADIGRSKAESARDSVLGINPYVNVILHEERLEAENVMDIFSQYDLIVDGTDNFATRYLVNDAAVLLNKPYVWGSIYRFDGQASVFWSEHGPCYRCLYPEPPPPGMVPSCAEGGVLGVLCASIGSIQVTEAIKLLTGIGDPLVGRLMIYDALEMQYRQVKVRKDPNCAVCGPNATVTELIDYEAFCGVVSEEAQQAAAGSTITPKQLKEWIDDGENIEIIDVREINEYEIVSIPGAKLIPKNEFLMGTALETLPQDKKIVLHCKTGVRSAEVLAVLKSAGFADAVHVGGGVIGWVNQIEPDKPVY; encoded by the coding sequence GTGTCGCTGCCACCCCTGGTCGAGCCGGCTGCCGAGCTCACCGTAGACGAGGTCCGCAGGTACTCCCGCCACCTGATCATCCCCGATGTGGGCATGGACGGGCAGAAGCGGCTGAAGAACGCCAAGGTGCTCTGTGTGGGCGCCGGCGGTCTGGGCTCGCCGGCGCTGATGTACCTGGCCGCGGCGGGCGTGGGCACGCTCGGCATCGTGGAGTTCGACGAGGTCGACGAGTCGAACCTGCAGCGCCAGATCATCCACAGCCAGGCCGACATCGGCCGCTCCAAGGCCGAGTCGGCGCGCGACTCCGTGCTGGGCATCAACCCGTACGTGAACGTGATCCTCCACGAAGAGCGGCTTGAGGCCGAGAACGTGATGGACATCTTCAGCCAGTACGACCTGATCGTCGACGGCACGGACAACTTCGCGACCCGCTACCTGGTCAACGACGCCGCCGTGCTGCTGAACAAGCCGTACGTGTGGGGTTCGATCTACCGCTTCGACGGCCAGGCCTCCGTCTTCTGGTCCGAGCACGGCCCCTGCTACCGCTGCCTCTACCCGGAGCCCCCGCCCCCCGGCATGGTCCCCTCCTGCGCCGAGGGCGGCGTCCTGGGCGTGCTGTGCGCGTCCATCGGCTCCATCCAGGTCACCGAGGCGATCAAGCTCCTCACCGGCATCGGCGACCCGCTCGTCGGCCGCCTGATGATCTACGACGCCCTGGAGATGCAGTACCGCCAGGTCAAGGTCCGCAAGGACCCCAACTGCGCGGTCTGCGGCCCGAACGCGACCGTCACCGAGCTCATCGACTACGAGGCCTTCTGCGGCGTCGTCTCCGAGGAGGCCCAGCAGGCGGCCGCCGGCTCGACGATCACTCCCAAGCAGCTCAAGGAGTGGATCGACGACGGTGAGAACATCGAGATCATCGACGTCCGTGAGATCAACGAGTACGAGATCGTCTCGATCCCCGGCGCCAAGCTGATCCCCAAGAACGAGTTCCTCATGGGCACCGCCCTGGAGACGCTCCCGCAGGACAAGAAGATCGTCCTGCACTGCAAGACGGGTGTCCGCAGTGCGGAGGTCCTCGCCGTCCTCAAGTCGGCCGGCTTCGCGGACGCGGTCCACGTCGGCGGCGGCGTGATCGGCTGGGTCAACCAGATCGAGCCCGACAAGCCCGTCTACTAG
- a CDS encoding spherulation-specific family 4 protein, whose protein sequence is MPHLTSTTPGTATTGVRTGFGIPGYAHPLVAPAEWGELTRPGTPLDWVVLNVSSGPGARPDPHCLEAAGRLRNTGVRVLGHLDAAHGARTFGDLISEAHRYRDWYQVDGFLLDRCPTDRAALPEARRTVGTLREIRDGAHIVLGHGTHPYPGYAECADQLVTFSGPWSDYRWSQVAEWTADHPPERFCHFVHGVPRGHLDEALRIARWQGASTIYFTDRTDHGGRTDPWETMPDYWDEIVSRIGTGVSE, encoded by the coding sequence ATGCCGCATCTGACCAGCACGACCCCGGGCACCGCGACCACCGGCGTCCGCACCGGCTTCGGCATCCCCGGCTACGCGCACCCCCTGGTCGCGCCGGCCGAATGGGGCGAACTCACCCGCCCCGGCACCCCCTTGGACTGGGTCGTCCTCAACGTCTCCTCCGGCCCGGGGGCCCGCCCCGACCCGCACTGCCTGGAGGCGGCCGGGCGGCTCCGCAACACCGGCGTCCGCGTCCTCGGCCACCTGGACGCCGCCCACGGCGCCCGCACCTTCGGTGACCTGATCTCCGAGGCGCACCGCTACCGCGACTGGTACCAGGTCGACGGCTTCCTCCTGGACCGCTGTCCCACCGACCGGGCCGCGCTCCCCGAGGCCCGCCGCACGGTCGGCACGCTCCGCGAGATCCGTGACGGCGCCCACATCGTCCTGGGGCACGGCACCCACCCGTACCCCGGATACGCCGAGTGCGCCGACCAGTTGGTGACCTTCTCCGGCCCGTGGAGCGACTACCGCTGGTCGCAGGTCGCCGAGTGGACCGCCGACCACCCGCCCGAGCGCTTCTGCCACTTCGTGCACGGCGTCCCGCGCGGCCATCTCGACGAGGCGCTGCGCATCGCCCGCTGGCAGGGCGCCTCGACGATCTACTTCACCGACCGCACCGATCACGGCGGCCGCACCGACCCCTGGGAGACCATGCCCGACTACTGGGACGAGATCGTCTCGCGGATCGGAACGGGTGTCTCGGAATGA
- a CDS encoding NAD-dependent epimerase/dehydratase family protein: MRVLLIGANGYLGRFVADRLLADPAVQLTALGRGDDADVRFDLATGSPGALTRFLDAVHPGVVINCAGATRGGARELTRHNTVAVATVCEALRRSGCGARLVQIGCGAEYGPSQPGSSTAEDAVPRPGGPYGVSKLAATELVLGSGLDAVVLRVFSPAGPGTPAGSPLGRLAEAMRRAMQSGDGELKLGGLGAQRDFVDVRDVARAVHAASLSAAQGVINIGSGRAVRLRDAAAVLARVAGYGGALHELDGPPGPLRAAIGHPRTDPDHAAPVAYPYPDGCGSWQQADVRTARDRLGWRPRINLEESLADIWMEAACRI; the protein is encoded by the coding sequence ATGAGGGTCCTGCTGATCGGAGCCAACGGCTACCTCGGCCGCTTCGTCGCCGACCGCCTGCTCGCCGACCCGGCCGTCCAGCTCACCGCGCTCGGCCGCGGCGACGACGCCGACGTCCGCTTCGACCTCGCGACCGGCAGCCCCGGAGCGCTCACCCGCTTCCTCGACGCCGTCCACCCCGGAGTCGTCATCAACTGCGCCGGTGCCACCAGAGGCGGCGCCCGCGAACTCACCCGGCACAACACCGTCGCCGTCGCCACCGTCTGCGAGGCCCTGCGCCGCAGCGGCTGCGGAGCCCGACTCGTGCAGATCGGCTGCGGCGCGGAGTACGGCCCCAGCCAGCCCGGTTCCTCCACGGCCGAGGACGCCGTACCCCGCCCCGGCGGCCCGTACGGCGTCAGCAAACTCGCCGCCACCGAACTGGTCCTGGGCTCCGGCCTCGACGCTGTGGTGCTGCGCGTCTTCTCACCCGCCGGACCCGGCACCCCCGCCGGTTCCCCGCTCGGCCGGCTCGCCGAGGCCATGCGCCGGGCCATGCAGTCCGGCGACGGCGAACTCAAACTCGGCGGCCTGGGCGCACAACGCGACTTCGTCGACGTACGGGACGTGGCCCGCGCCGTCCACGCGGCCTCGCTCTCCGCCGCGCAGGGCGTCATCAACATCGGCTCGGGCCGCGCGGTCCGGCTGCGCGACGCCGCCGCCGTTCTCGCCCGCGTGGCCGGATACGGCGGCGCGCTGCACGAACTCGACGGCCCGCCCGGCCCGTTGAGGGCGGCCATCGGGCACCCCCGCACCGACCCCGACCACGCGGCCCCGGTCGCGTACCCGTACCCGGACGGCTGCGGGAGCTGGCAGCAGGCCGATGTGCGCACCGCGCGCGACCGGCTCGGCTGGCGGCCCCGGATCAACCTCGAAGAGTCCCTCGCCGACATCTGGATGGAGGCGGCATGCCGCATCTGA